In Silene latifolia isolate original U9 population chromosome X, ASM4854445v1, whole genome shotgun sequence, the following proteins share a genomic window:
- the LOC141622790 gene encoding uncharacterized protein LOC141622790 yields MEVKPTVAMRAMLVGGLAAFAKIAGAMKAAGGVKLGAAAAAMTAAAAATVSGSKKEQPDAPKEPTK; encoded by the coding sequence ATGGAAGTCAAACCAACAGTTGCAATGAGAGCAATGCTCGTGGGAGGTTTGGCTGCCTTCGCAAAAATAGCTGGTGCAATGAAAGCAGCAGGAGGTGTAAAGTTAGGAGCAGCAGCAGCGGCTATGACAGCTGCAGCTGCTGCCACTGTGTCTGGTTCAAAAAAGGAACAACCCGATGCTCCGAAAGAACCCACCAAGTGA